From a single Silene latifolia isolate original U9 population chromosome 6, ASM4854445v1, whole genome shotgun sequence genomic region:
- the LOC141586279 gene encoding phosphatidylinositol 4-phosphate 5-kinase 1-like, with product MVETTLNRSKSRVTPENDVVTLEKHLPNGDLYTGTFMGNIPHGNGKYLWSDGCMYEGEWKKGKANGNGKFSWPSGATYEGEFKSGRMEGQGTFTGSHGDTYTGTWVCDKKHGYGVKRYVNGDYYVGNWKRNLQDGFGNYVWKNGNWYKGEWKSGVICGKGVFNWDSGTTTATTIINKTEENCGMTMPTTSINGINDDVTVFSEGNKTSNVGLFPRICIWESEGEAGDITCDIIDNVGVASMIYGDGFSGLGRRFSGNGIGIGNGNVSSPCCFIKEAKKPGQTISKGHKNYDLMLNLQLGIRYSVGKHSSILRELKPRDFDPKEKFWTRFPPEGSKLTPVHKSTEFRWKDYCPVVFRHLRDLFQVDPADYMLAVCGNDALRELSSPGKSGSFFYLTQDDRFMIKTVKKSEVKVLLRMLPSFYEHVYRYENTLVTRFYGVHCVKPAGGPKTRFIVMGNLFCSEYRIHRRFDLKGSRHGRTTEKAEGEIDETTTLKDLDLDFVFRLQRNWYQELIKQIERDCEFLEAERIMDYSLLVGIHFRNDNTGDKMGLSPFVLRGKKASYQNEKYLRGQRFLAAELQDMDRVLAGRKPLIRLGANMPARAERLARRSDFDQYIPGGSGNLMPSRNAETYEVILYFGVIDILQDYDISKRLEHAYKSLQADPTSISAVDPQLYSKRFRDFIGRIFVEDR from the exons ATGGTAGAAACCACATTAAATCGGTCAAAATCACGGGTAACACCAGAAAACGACGTCGTAACACTAGAAAAACACTTACCAAACGGAGATCTATACACAGGAACATTCATGGGTAACATCCCACACGGTAACGGTAAATATTTATGGAGTGACGGTTGTATGTACGAAGGTGAATGGAAAAAGGGTAAAGCAAACGGTAACGGTAAATTTTCATGGCCTTCAGGTGCAACATACGAAGGTGAATTTAAATCAGGTAGAATGGAAGGTCAAGGTACATTTACTGGGTCCCACGGTGACACGTATACAGGCACGTGGGTCTGTGATAAAAAACACGGTTATGGTGTTAAAAGATATGTTAATGGTGATTATTATGTTGGGAATTGGAAACGGAATTTACAAGATGGGTTTGGTAATTATGTTTGGAAGAATGGGAATTGGTATAAAGGTGAATGGAAAAGTGGTGTGATTTGTGGGAAAGGTGTTTTCAATTGGGATTCCGGTACGACGACGGCTACAACGATTATTAATAAGACTGAAGAAAATTGTGGTATGACTATGCCAACAACGAGTATAAATGGTATAAATGATGATGTAACCGTGTTTAGTGAGGGTAATAAGACGAGTAATGTAGGGTTATTTCCGAGAATATGTATATGGGAAAGTGAAGGTGAAGCAGGGGATATTACTTGTGATATTATTGATAATGTTGGGGTTGCGTCAATGATTTATGGAGATGGGTTTTCGGGTTTGGGTAGGAGGTTTAGTGGTAATGGGATTGGGATTGGGAATGGGAATGTGAGTAGTCCTTGTTGTTTTATTAAAGAAGCTAAGAAACCTGGTCAAACTATTTCTAAAGGGCATAAGAATTATGATTTGATGCTTAATCTTCAACTTGGTATAAG ATATTCAGTAGGGAAGCATAGTTCAATATTGAGGGAACTAAAACCAAGGGATTTTGATCCAAAGGAGAAGTTTTGGACAAGGTTTCCACCTGAGGGATCAAAGTTGACACCGGTTCATAAATCAACGGAGTTTCGATGGAAAGATTATTGTCCGGTGGTGTTTAG GCATTTAAGGGATTTATTTCAAGTTGATCCTGCGGATTATATGCTGGCAGTATGTGGAAATGATGCACTTAGAGAGCTTTCGTCTCCGGGAAAAAGCGGAAGTTTCTTCTACCTTACTCAAGATGATAGATTTATGATAAAAACTGTGAAGAAATCTGAAGTCAAG GTACTTCTTAGGATGCTTCCAAGTTTCTACGAACATGTTTACCGTTATGAAAATACCCTTGTGACTCGGTTCTATGGTGTGCATTGTGTGAAACCCGCTGGTGGACCGAAG ACAAGATTCATAGTCATGGGTAATTTATTTTGCTCGGAGTATCGTATCCATAGGCGGTTTGACTTGAAAGGATCACGTCATGGTCGCACAACTGAGAAGGCTGAGGGGGAGATTGATGAAACTACTACCCTCAAGGATCTTGATCTTGACTTTGTTTTCCGTCTCCAGAGGAACTGGTACCAGGAATTGATCAA GCAAATTGAGAGGGATTGTGAGTTCCTCGAAGCAGAGAGGATTATGGATTATAGTCTACTGGTTGGCATTCATTTCCGCAATGATAACACCGGGGATAAAATGGGTCTATCACCGTTTGTTCTGCGTG GCAAAAAGGCTTCATATCAGAACGAGAAATACTTGCGAGGGCAGCGTTTTCTTGCCGCAGAATTACAAGACATGGATCGGGTTCTCGCGGGCAG GAAACCATTGATTAGGCTTGGGGCAAACATGCCTGCAAGAGCCGAGCGGCTAGCCAGGAGAAGCGATTTCGATCAGTACATTCCAGGTGGGTCCGGCAATCTGATGCCCTCTCGAAATGCAGAGACCTACGAAGTAATACTTTATTTCGGTGTCATTGACATTTTACAAGATTATGACATCAGCAAGAGGCTAGAGCATGCCTACAAGTCTCTACAAGCTGATCCAACCTCGATCAGTGCAGTCGACCCTCAGTTATATTCCAAGAGATTTCGAGATTTCATCGGGAGAATTTTCGTGGAGGACAGATAG